GATCGCGGTCGAGCCGCCGGTCACCTGCGTGCCGAACCAACGGGCCAGCCGATACGCCCCGTAGTCGATCGCGCGGCCGAGGGGCGCCGGCAGAGAGTCGCCGGTGAAGGCTCGCAGCAGGTAGGCGTTGGCGTAGGCGTCGAGGGCGGGAGCTTCCTGGATCCGGACGAGATCCCAGTTCGCCTCCATCTCCTCGGCCGCCATCATGGCGAGTGCGGTCTGCGAACCCTGCCCCATTTCGCAGTGCGGAATGAGGATCGTCGTCAGGTTGTCGGGGGTGACCGTGATCCAGGTGGTCAGTTCACCTTTCTCTTCCGCGTCGTCCGACACGATGGTGTGGCGCCCCGGCGCAAAGGCCACCCCGGCCACGCCCAGAACGAAACCTCCCCCGACCAGCGTGCCGGCTCCGATGAAGGCGCGTCGAGTCCACTTGCCCATGGCGCTCTCCCGGCTAGCCCCCCGCGAGGCTGTGAATGGCGCGACGCACGCGCGCGAACGTGCCGCAGCGACAGATGTTCGTGATCGTGGCGTCAATCTGTTCGTCGGTCGGATTGGGCCGCTGATCGAGCAGGGCCGAAACCGCCATGATCATTCCCGACTGGCAGTACCCGCACTGGGGGACCTGATGATCGATCCAGGCCCGCTGAACCGGGTGGAGCGTGCCACCGCTGGCGAGTCCCTCAATCGTCGTGATATCCGCCCCCTCGGCGGCCGAGACCGGCAGGGTGCAGGTGCGCACGGCCCGACCGTTCAGGTGGACGGTGCAGGCGCCACAGGCGGCAACGCCGCACCCGAAGCGCGTGCCGGTCAACCCGAGCGTATCGCGCAGCACCCACAGCAACGGCGTGTCGGGCTCTACATCGACGGAACGGGTCTGCCCGTTCACGGTCAAGGTTGTTGCCATCCTCGCGCCTCCTCGTCTGCCGGAATCTTACGGCCTCGAATACTGATCGATCACTCGGGAGATGGCGCGCTGGCAGACGCGACAGAACCCGACCGGGTTCCGCGTGAACATGATGCAGTCAATCTCGGACCGGTAGAGGCCGGTCGGTTCGTACGACGCTCCCTCGAACGCCCCCACCTTCCCTGCATACGGCATCCCGCCAAGGAGTCCGGTCTCGCGCTCCATCTGTGCGGTGAAGAGCGCATCCACGTCCGTCTCCGCCGCTCCCGCCGTCCGGAGCTCGCGCCGCTCCCGCTGCGCCTCGATGCTACCCGACTCGAAGGCCGCCTTGTCCCAGGGCGTGGGTAGCGGCGTGTCCGCCTCGATCAGGTCGCCCCACTTGACGTTCGCCGGGTCGTGGAGCGCGGTGACGTTCGGTTCCCAAGGCTCCGGGTGGTACGACGCGCCGGTCTCGTACGCGACGTCAGACGTGTAGTACTCGTCGGCCAGCCCTGCGAAATGGTGGCCGAACTCGTGGATGAAAACGTATTCGGCAAACCCGGCGTCGGCCGCCGCGGTCGCCTGGAAGTTGAAGATCCCACCCCCGCCGTACTGCTCCTCGTTCACCAGAATCTCGATGAACTCGTACGGCGCGGCGGACGCCGCGTCGCGCAACGCCCGATTGTCGTAGGTGAGGATGTAACGCTCGGAATCGAAGATGTTGTACTCGACCGACAGCGGCGTCCGCCGGAACTGTCCGGCACGCGGTCGCGTCACGCCCGACTCGGCCGACGGCAGGTCGAGGCCCCAGACGTTGAAGTCGCGGCGCCGGCTCAGGAACGGCTCCTCCTCGAACAACGCCTCGACGAGACGGCGCGCATCCGCGTGAAACTTCTCCCGTTCGTCCGCGGAGTACCCGTCTCCGAGCACCAGCAGGTCCACCTTCTCGGCGGGCGGTCCATTCTCGAAGAGCGGCCAGACTTCTCCGGCCGGCGCCCGATCGGCCGGGTTGACGAAGCGGGAGTTCGGATCGATGACGGTCGACCAGATCTCGTGAAAGGCATTCTCGACGTCTCGCGCCTTCAGAACCACTTGCACCGGCTGGCGCGGCCAGGGAAAGCGCAGCGATTCGTGGAACGTGCGGTGTGTCTCCCGGTACTCCGGCGTCGTCTCCCACTCGCCGTAGATGGATGCGAAGCCTCGGGAGTAGATGACCCGGTTGGTCCGGCGATCGATCACTTCGAAGAGGTACTTCCCCAGGTTGAGGTCGTCGATCAGGCGGGTCCGGCTGCCCGGCCACGGTCCGTCGGAGACCACCCGATCCAGCGCGACGATCTCGGTCCCCAGTCCGCCCGCATGGAAGTAGTCGACGCGCATCGTCTTGTCGAGGAAGTACGCATCGAAGCGGCCGTCGTCCGACGCCTGGGCCTGCAACCCGACCGGGCCCGGCCCGGTGCGCGCCAGAACGGCGCAGGTCACCAGAATGACCAGTCCGGTCAGGCCGACGAGGCGCTGGCGAACGGCCTGCATGCCCGTATTCTAGTCGCTTATCGCCAGTTCCCCCGGCACGATCGGCCGCGTCCGCGGCAGCCGCCCGCGGTACGACAGATAGCCGACAAAGGCCAGCAGCGCCATGAAGACGGCCAGCTTGACGATGTCGCCCG
This genomic window from Acidobacteriota bacterium contains:
- a CDS encoding (2Fe-2S)-binding protein — protein: MATTLTVNGQTRSVDVEPDTPLLWVLRDTLGLTGTRFGCGVAACGACTVHLNGRAVRTCTLPVSAAEGADITTIEGLASGGTLHPVQRAWIDHQVPQCGYCQSGMIMAVSALLDQRPNPTDEQIDATITNICRCGTFARVRRAIHSLAGG
- a CDS encoding peptidase M64, giving the protein MQAVRQRLVGLTGLVILVTCAVLARTGPGPVGLQAQASDDGRFDAYFLDKTMRVDYFHAGGLGTEIVALDRVVSDGPWPGSRTRLIDDLNLGKYLFEVIDRRTNRVIYSRGFASIYGEWETTPEYRETHRTFHESLRFPWPRQPVQVVLKARDVENAFHEIWSTVIDPNSRFVNPADRAPAGEVWPLFENGPPAEKVDLLVLGDGYSADEREKFHADARRLVEALFEEEPFLSRRRDFNVWGLDLPSAESGVTRPRAGQFRRTPLSVEYNIFDSERYILTYDNRALRDAASAAPYEFIEILVNEEQYGGGGIFNFQATAAADAGFAEYVFIHEFGHHFAGLADEYYTSDVAYETGASYHPEPWEPNVTALHDPANVKWGDLIEADTPLPTPWDKAAFESGSIEAQRERRELRTAGAAETDVDALFTAQMERETGLLGGMPYAGKVGAFEGASYEPTGLYRSEIDCIMFTRNPVGFCRVCQRAISRVIDQYSRP